One genomic region from Nymphalis io chromosome 18, ilAglIoxx1.1, whole genome shotgun sequence encodes:
- the LOC126775721 gene encoding uncharacterized protein LOC126775721: MESSDRADHVAGAQANALPTEGLTFEPRRPTNLQTLLRFAIDATHKNDEDGPNGAGASALDLERRRFLEEALKSLTVDVPKVLQRGIRILTNVEFIKSVQLGQPVPDDIRAAFNNMMEFVDDIDVALDFQKLGGFALFPVCYGSENEDIRIRTSQLLAELVQNNPDCQERVLEYGLLNVLLHLTNSEQGYALAKCVGAISCSVREYDPGCRELIALGGCDTLVKVLEQTYASARAKASFLINYLCQHYPDAKEQFIQKNIVKIIGEKLKEGRDDSSEQMLSLLKTLVDTNDPRILEQLREPSLDLKQIIIDHLDVPEFVGEGFIEEKEYCYAVLTVLDSCPDVEIVSNDDIDR, encoded by the exons ACCCTACTTCGTTTTGCCATAGATGCCACGCACAAGAACGACGAAGATGGGCCCAATGGCGCCGGTGCGAGTGCTTTGGATTTGGAG AGGCGTAGGTTCTTGGAAGAAGCTTTGAAGAGTCTCACGGTGGACGTGCCGAAGGTGTTGCAGAGAGGAATTAGGATACTCACCAACGTTGAGTTTATCAAGAGCGTGCAGCTCGGCCAGCCGGTGCCTGATGACATCAGAGCCGCATTCAACAATATGATGGAGTTCGTTGATGATATTGATGTCGCTTTGG attttCAAAAATTAGGCGGCTTTGCATTGTTTCCCGTATGCTATGGGAGTGAAAATGAGGACATACGCATTCGTACGAGCCAGCTGTTGGCTGAATTAGTGCAGAACAACCCTGACTGCCAGGAGCGGGTGCTTGAGTATGGTCTACTTAATGTGCTCCTACATTTGACCAATAGTGAGCAAGGCTATGCCCTGGCCAAATGTGTTGGTGCTATTTCAT GCTCGGTACGCGAGTACGATCCTGGTTGCCGTGAACTGATCGCGCTCGGTGGATGCGACACGCTCGTTAAAGTGCTGGAGCAGACATACGCCTCCGCCAGGGCTAAAGCTTCTTTCCTCATTAATTACCTGTGCCAACACTATCCTGATGCAAAag AACAATTCATACAGAAGAATATAGTGAAGATAATAGGAGAGAAGCTCAAAGAAGGGCGGGATGACTCCTCCGAACAAATGCTGAGCCTCCTAAAGACTTTGGTTGACACAAATGACCCCAGAATCTTAGAGCAATTGAGGGAACCGTCACTGGATCTTAAGCAGATTATAATAGATCACCTGGACGTCCCGGAATTTGTGGGTGAAGGTTTCATTGAAGAAAAGGAATATTGCTATGCTGTCTTGACAGTACTCGATAGTTGCCCAGATGTAGAAATTGTGTCCAACGATGATATTGATAGATAA